AGCATGACCTTCTCCAATTTTTAGAATTATTCTAAATCTAAATAAGGAGGCGGTAACGGTCAAGTGCGCGGGGCAGGCTGCTGACAGATTGCCGCAAGCGGGCACGCACGACTTTGGCGCGCTGCGATAAACACCTATATGAGAGGGCGCCGCATCACGCGGCGCCGGGGTTTTGGAATGGACAATGACATTCAGGGCCGCCCTGCTCATGTCGCGGCGATCCGCGAAAGGGCGGAGGCCGAGATGCGGGAGATGGGCGTCGACGCGGCCTTCATCGACAGGCTGGTCGAGACCTTTTACGCGCGCGTGCTAACGCATCCCGATCTTGGCCCGGTGTTCGACGCCAAGCTGTCCGGCCGCTGGCCGGAGCATATGACGAAGATGAAGAGCTTCTGGTCGGCCGTCGCCTTCCGCAGCGGCGCCTATGGCGGCAAGCCGGTGCAAGCGCATACGGGTGTCCAAAACCTGACACCCGATCTCTTTCCGAAGTGGCTGTCGCTGTTTGCCGCAACGCTCGACGATATCGCGCCAACGCCGGAGGCCAAGGCATGGTTCATGGCAACGGCGGAGCGGATCGCCAAAAGCCTGACACTGTCGCTGTTCTACAATCCGGCGCTCGACGATCCCGCGCGCAAACCCGCCTGACCCATCTTGTAGAGACGGTGTTCCCCGAAAAACGCTGACACCTTTCTAGGTCTTCGCCGCCGAGGCGGTGGCGCCGGCGCTGGCTGCCACGACGAGCGCGGTACCCAGCATCTGCAGCGCGGTCATCGGCTGGGCGAGGATCAGAAAGCCGGCCAGCGCGCCGAGCGCCGGTTCGAGGCTCATCAGGATGCCGAAGGATGCCGACGGCATGCGCCGCAGAGCCACCATCTCCAGCGCATAGGGCAAGAGCGGCACAAGGATGGCAAGGCCGAGAACCTCCACCAGTCCCTCCACCGTGAAGGCGCCCCCCGTCTCGGCCAGACCGAAAGGTGTCGCGACGAGGCCGGCAACGATCAGCGACATGGAGAGACCTTCCAGCCCCTTGAAGGCAGCGCCAACCTTCTTCGTCAGCAGGATATAGACCGCCCATCCCACAGCCGAGCCGAGGGCGAAGAGGACGCCTGAGGAATTGCCGACCCAGCCTTCGCCGTCATGGGCGAGGAAGAGAATACCGGCCGCAGCGATCAACGGCCAGGTAAGCCGCCAGCTCAGGCCATAGCCGAAGACGGCGACCGAGAGCGGCCCAAGGAAATCGATGGCGATCGCCAGGCCGAGCGGCAGCCGCTGGATCGCCGCGAAGAAGCACAGCGTCATGGCAGCCGTCGTCGTGCCGAGCAGCAACGTCGCCCGCCATTGGGCGCCGCTATAACGCAGCACCGAAGGCCTGACGACGGCGGCAAGGATGATTGCCGCGAAAGCAAGCCGCAGCCAGGTAGCGCCGGCAACGCCATAGGTCGCAATGGCTGACGAAGACAGTGCCGCACCGAACTGGATCGACGACATCGACATCAGGCACATGGCGACACCGGCCGCCAAACCGCCCGAAGTCGGCGATATGCCCGGCTGCGCAATCAAGGCTGCGCCGTCTGTCCCGGTCTCGATATTCTTGATGTCCATGTGGCCCCCGATCCTGGTGCGGTTCTAGGCCGAAGACGGGTGAGAACCAAATTCAAACTTTTCATGCCGGGATCAAGAGCGCTGATGCTGAGGCGCCGCAGATCGGCCCGCGAAGATGATCTCTTCGGCATCTTCGAAGCTCATGTCGAAGATCTTCCTGCCGATGTCGAAGCTGAAGCCGTTGCGGGCGAAAGCCGAAAGCTCTTTCGCCTTTCGCTTTTCGTCGAGCTCGACCCGGCGGAAGGGGCCGAAGGCGCGCTTGCGGGCAAATATAGCTGCCGCATAGAGATCGTCTGCCTCCTCAAGCGCCGCCTCTACCTTGTCGCTGGAGACGCCCTTGGCAGCAAGCTTCTGGGCGATCGCGCGCTTCGATTTACCGCCGCGCACGGCAGAGCGCGTGCTGATCTCCGCATAGGCGCTGTCGTCGAGCACCTTGTTGTCATAGGCAAATTTGACCGCGAAATCGGCGATGGCCTTGAGTTGCGCCGCGCTGATTTCCTCGAATTTCTCCTTCGCCTTGCGGGTGATGGCGTCAAACAGCTGCTTTTCCGTCATCATCCGCCGCTCCAGGCGATAGATAGCGGAGTTGCGCGCCCAGCTCAGCATGCGTGATGTCGGGATATCGGATGGAACGGTCTCGTCGGTCATCGGCAGTGATCAGGCTTCCAGACCTTTGAGGACGTTGGCGACGTTGAGGCCGATCTCCGGCACACCGTAGCCGCCCTCCATGCAGGCAAGCACCGGCAGGCCGGCGGCTGATATCATCGCGCCCATGCGGGTGAAATCGTCGGAGGTGAGGCTGAAGAAGGAGATCGGATCGCGCTCGAAAGTGTCGACGCCGAGGGCCACGACGATCGCCTCGGCGCCGAAGGCCTTGATGCGGGTGAGCGCATCGGCAAGGGCCGAAGACCAGATATCCCAAGGCGTGCCTGGCAGCATCGGATAGTTGCGGTTGGCGCCTGCACCCTCCCCCTCGCCTTCCTCGTCGGCATGGCCGAGGAAATAGGGAAAGGCATGCATGGGATCGCCGTGCAGCGATGCGGTGAAGACATCGCCGCGGCGATAGAACAGATCCTGCGTGCCGTTGCCATGGTGGAAATCGACATCCAGCACCGCGACTTTCCTCGCACCGCGGTCGAGCAGCCGCTGCGCGGCGACGCCCGAATTGTTGATGAAGCAATAGCCGCCGAAGAGATCGATGCCGGCATGGTGGCCGGGCGGGCGGCAGAGCGCGAAGGCGAAGCGATTGCCGGCATTCAGCCAGTCGGCGCCTGTGATCGCGCAGCGCATCGAAGCGATTGCCGCCTCGTAGGAACCCTTGGTGATCGAGGTGTCGGCGGCATTGGCGTAATGGCCGATCGCGCCGACGATATTGTCGGGCACGCGCTGGCTGGTGCGGCGAACGGCGAAGGAATTGGCGATCGCCTCGCCGGTGAAACCGGCCGCCACCCAGCGGTCCCAGACGGTGGCGAGGAAATCCAGATAGGCGGGATCATGCACTTTTCGAGCCGTTTCCAACCCGTGCGCATCCGGTGCCACCACGTCGGCAAAGCCCGCCTCCTTGACCGCCGCCAGGATCCATTCGGCGCGAAACGGCGCCTCGAAGGGCGTCACCAGCTGGCCGGCATGCAGCTCGGTCCTGGCATCGCGCAGCTTGTGGTCTTCGGAATAGATGACGCGCATTTCAGATCCTGCCCTTGATTGACAATGGAGATTTACACGGCTCGGCCGCGACAAAAAAGTGGCGCGGGCCCTTGATCGTCTGGAATAGCGACGCCACCTTCGCCGGTGTTTTGAGAACGAGGAAATTTTCCGCATGAAAGTGCTGATGGTCGATGTCGACGGCGTGCTCATTCATGGTCGTCCGGTAGACGGCCTGCCTCTCTTCACCTATCTGGAGCGCGACCTCGGCCTGCGTGTCGACCTGCTGCAGCAGGAATTCTTCCAGACCCACTGGCGCGATATCATCATCGGCCGCGAGGCGTTGGAACCGAGGCTCGCCGACGTTCTCGCAAAGATCGCGCCCCACCTCAGCGCCGAAACACTGATCGA
The nucleotide sequence above comes from Rhizobium indicum. Encoded proteins:
- a CDS encoding histone deacetylase family protein; translated protein: MRVIYSEDHKLRDARTELHAGQLVTPFEAPFRAEWILAAVKEAGFADVVAPDAHGLETARKVHDPAYLDFLATVWDRWVAAGFTGEAIANSFAVRRTSQRVPDNIVGAIGHYANAADTSITKGSYEAAIASMRCAITGADWLNAGNRFAFALCRPPGHHAGIDLFGGYCFINNSGVAAQRLLDRGARKVAVLDVDFHHGNGTQDLFYRRGDVFTASLHGDPMHAFPYFLGHADEEGEGEGAGANRNYPMLPGTPWDIWSSALADALTRIKAFGAEAIVVALGVDTFERDPISFFSLTSDDFTRMGAMISAAGLPVLACMEGGYGVPEIGLNVANVLKGLEA
- a CDS encoding EamA family transporter, with amino-acid sequence MDIKNIETGTDGAALIAQPGISPTSGGLAAGVAMCLMSMSSIQFGAALSSSAIATYGVAGATWLRLAFAAIILAAVVRPSVLRYSGAQWRATLLLGTTTAAMTLCFFAAIQRLPLGLAIAIDFLGPLSVAVFGYGLSWRLTWPLIAAAGILFLAHDGEGWVGNSSGVLFALGSAVGWAVYILLTKKVGAAFKGLEGLSMSLIVAGLVATPFGLAETGGAFTVEGLVEVLGLAILVPLLPYALEMVALRRMPSASFGILMSLEPALGALAGFLILAQPMTALQMLGTALVVAASAGATASAAKT
- the recX gene encoding recombination regulator RecX; the protein is MTDETVPSDIPTSRMLSWARNSAIYRLERRMMTEKQLFDAITRKAKEKFEEISAAQLKAIADFAVKFAYDNKVLDDSAYAEISTRSAVRGGKSKRAIAQKLAAKGVSSDKVEAALEEADDLYAAAIFARKRAFGPFRRVELDEKRKAKELSAFARNGFSFDIGRKIFDMSFEDAEEIIFAGRSAAPQHQRS
- a CDS encoding group III truncated hemoglobin encodes the protein MDNDIQGRPAHVAAIRERAEAEMREMGVDAAFIDRLVETFYARVLTHPDLGPVFDAKLSGRWPEHMTKMKSFWSAVAFRSGAYGGKPVQAHTGVQNLTPDLFPKWLSLFAATLDDIAPTPEAKAWFMATAERIAKSLTLSLFYNPALDDPARKPA